In Juglans regia cultivar Chandler chromosome 13, Walnut 2.0, whole genome shotgun sequence, the following proteins share a genomic window:
- the LOC108986998 gene encoding AAA-ATPase At3g50940-like, whose translation MFLQNLQFPSTKTLISAVASAAATAVLLRSIARDYLPRELQIYFQLKFRTLFTAFSSQLTLIIDEFEGLNHNHLFEAATVYLRPTISPNTKRFRVTLPVKETKISVSMERNEEIVDVYEGVQLKWKMVCKQIPSKWISNPGSESHHSTLKSDLRYFELSFNKKHRDMVFQKYLPFVLEKSKEVTEGRKTLKLHTLKYDRVRMAGRRGDPWQSVNLDHPSTFETLAMETDVKATIMEDLERFVRRKEFYRKVGKAWKRGYLLFGPPGTGKSSLIAAMANYLNFDIYDLELTDVKRNSELRNLLISTANRSILVVEDIDCTIELQDRLARARAVNPRPHFHHPFNQGEQVTLSGFLNFIDGLWSSCGDERIIVFTTNHKDRLDSALLRPGRMDVHIHLSYCTPCGFKTLASNYLGITEHSLFSDVEKLIETSKVTPAEIGEELLKSEEPEDALKDLIEFLERKNRESNEPKATKEEQGAPGEDGVQEAEGKGESETAKG comes from the exons ATGTTCCTCCAAAACCTCCAATTCCCCTCCACCAAAACTTTGATCTCCGCGGTGGCATCGGCTGCTGCCACGGCCGTCCTCCTTCGCTCTATCGCCCGCGACTACCTTCCCCGTGAGCTCCAAATCTACTTCCAACTCAAGTTTCGCACCCTCTTCACCGCATTCTCCTCCCAACTTACCCTCATTATCGACGAGTTCGAAGGCCTCAATCACAACCATCTCTTCGAAGCTGCCACGGTCTATCTTAGACCTACCATATCTCCCAACACGAAACGGTTCAGGGTCACTTTGCCCGTGAAGGAGACCAAGATTTCCGTCTCAATGGAGAGAAACGAAGAGATTGTTGACGTGTACGAAGGGGTCCAACTCAAATGGAAGATGGTCTGCAAGCAAATCCCATCAAAGTGGATATCGAACCCGGGTTCTGAATCACACCACTCCACGCTCAAGTCAGACCTCCGCTACTTCGAGTTGAGCTTCAACAAGAAGCATAGGGACATGGTTTTCCAAAAATACTTGCCCTTTGTCTTGGAGAAGTCCAAGGAGGTCACTGAAGGGAGAAAGACACTGAAGCTTCACACTTTGAAATATGATCGGGTTCGGATGGCAGGGAGGAGAGGGGACCCGTGGCAGTCTGTAAATCTTGATCATCCCTCGACGTTTGAGACCTTAGCCATGGAAACCGATGTTAAGGCAACGATAATGGAGGATCTTGAGCGGTTTGTGAGGAGGAAGGAGTTTTACCGGAAGGTCGGAAAGGCTTGGAAACGAGGGTATTTGTTGTTCGGGCCCCCAGGTACCGGGAAATCAAGCTTGATTGCAGCCATGGCGAATTACCTTAATTTTGATATCTATGACCTGGAGCTGACCGACGTTAAGCGTAATTCTGAGCTCAGAAACTTGCTGATCTCAACGGCTAACCGATCGATTCTTGTGGTGGAGGATATCGATTGCACTATTGAATTGCAGGATAGGCTTGCGCGAGCCAGGGCTGTGAATCCTCGTCCCCATTTTCATCATCCCTTTAATCAAGGAGAGCAG gTGACCTTGTCCGGATTTCTGAATTTCATAGATGGACTGTGGTCAAGCTGTGGGGATGAGCGGATAATAGTGTTCACAACCAACCACAAAGATCGGctggactcggctttgttgcgCCCCGGCCGGATGGATGTACACATCCACTTGTCCTATTGCACCCCATGCGGATTCAAAACTCTAGCATCAAACTACCTTGGGATTACAGAGCACTCACTTTTCTCAGATGTTGAGAAGCTGATAGAAACAAGCAAGGTAACTCCCGCCGAGATAGGTGAGGAGTTGCTGAAAAGTGAGGAACCTGAAGATGCACTAAAAGACCTAATCGAGTTCCTTGAAAGGAAGAACAGGGAGAGTAACGAACCAAAAGCTACTAAAGAGGAACAGGGAGCACCGGGAGAGGATGGTGTCCAGGAGGCAGAGGGAAAAGGTGAAAGCGAGACCGCGAAAGGGTGA